Proteins encoded within one genomic window of Paludisphaera rhizosphaerae:
- a CDS encoding sigma-70 family RNA polymerase sigma factor, with protein MLEEARRGDPEALGRLLENYRGRLRAAADRRLGAGQRTRIAPSDVVQETFLKASRDFDRFVGDDRAFLGWLLRILENRLADEVQDDRRISRRRDLQGPLDSLLGNAGFPLDGALTSQALSPSEGTARRERRLLLAEAVDRLPADYREVYQLRTVQHLPFEDVAGRMGRSPGAVRILWTRALERLSTELRGRP; from the coding sequence ATGCTCGAAGAGGCGAGACGGGGCGATCCGGAAGCTCTGGGACGACTGCTGGAAAACTACCGAGGCCGACTTCGGGCCGCGGCGGACAGGCGGCTCGGGGCGGGCCAGAGAACGCGCATCGCCCCCTCGGACGTCGTCCAGGAGACCTTCCTCAAGGCTAGCCGCGACTTCGACCGGTTCGTCGGCGACGACCGTGCGTTTCTCGGCTGGCTCTTGCGCATTCTGGAGAACCGCCTCGCCGATGAGGTGCAGGACGACCGTCGGATCTCCCGACGTCGCGACCTCCAGGGTCCGCTCGACTCCCTCCTGGGAAACGCCGGCTTCCCTCTCGATGGGGCCCTCACCTCACAGGCGCTCTCCCCGAGCGAGGGGACGGCCCGGCGAGAGCGCCGGTTGCTGCTGGCTGAGGCCGTCGATCGGCTCCCCGCCGACTATCGGGAGGTCTACCAGCTTCGCACGGTTCAGCACCTCCCCTTCGAGGACGTCGCGGGGCGGATGGGGAGATCGCCCGGGGCCGTTCGCATACTCTGGACCCGCGCTCTGGAGCGCCTCTCAACCGAACTGCGGGGGCGGCCGTGA
- a CDS encoding WD40 repeat domain-containing serine/threonine protein kinase has translation MTHAADDGSRTNLDNAAAQADSELAHALEAYFTALEGGHPVDAESLAADHPDVADRLRACIQILDAVDATRRHVDDAPAGTRLGDFVLLKLIGRGGMGIVFEADQVSLRRRVAVKILPSAAALDRLRLRRFQVEAQAAARLHHTNIVPVFSVGCEQGVHYYAMQFINGRTLADWLREARGRPRDPQAMTRDPIASDLPITDPATTESSAPSPGSIAPPETPTASAVPRGPSHLRRVAEWGVQAADALEHAHRHGVIHRDVKPSNMMVDAEGVLWITDFGLARLTGDPSLTLAGDLLGTLRYMSPEQSVGDSSHLDGRTDVYSLGATLYELLTLHPVHEGADRDALLAAIAKGEPRRLRSWNRTIPRDLETIVLNALGRERDSRYANAGEMAADLRRFLDGRPILARRPSLLTRAERWARRHKPLAASLVFSLALAVVGGSALLLLASHNHHLARSNRRATYVRDVYQAGEYVRRNDLAEATAVLSRHIPRHGDEDDRGFAWYYLWRLCNTRPKRLEGHKGDVYHVEYSPNGRTFATAGQDGTIRLWDAETHVLLRTFRGHDGDVDWVAFSPNGEQLASCGNDGVVRLWNAADASIAPRLLSEPGREIVAVVFTPDGRSVIWGGVAGVVVSYDLNAGVSRELSSTSGQRINAMAVSPDGRWLGVCFDGKPGFLKIDLADGAARPDPGAQFVNCVAFSADGRSIATGNKGGKLRIERGDKVVSLSPEFDQAIEAVAFSSDGRLLATSGGPGIIVLRDLETHLVLRTYRSWVGRHWSLAFEPGGNRLIACGDHDSVEIWDLDCVQDRQTWRAALGPTPDSIPSWSPQSMTAARSESGETRFFTWSFDESKFVSNHAVKATDVGGVVVSPDRTMAALKVPNDQPPIRLVKLDGSPPPPPLQFKPEPDRGGKFELHGMTFSPDSTRVAISYNLNGKEWAGVWTIADGLPIASSPRVSILGATPEFSPNGESLAMASPLALWIWDLKTSNLDKYSSPDLGWPAALAWTRDGRTIAVGYRPGSIVVCDRDAPHAAPVILNATPQIRSLDFSPDGRLLACALQNGSTMLMDVATGRPILTLPGSARHPSESTRVRFSPDGSSLLRLNYDPQTPVLVAWPSGSTAESAIRRLPK, from the coding sequence GTGACTCACGCGGCCGACGATGGAAGCCGAACCAACCTCGACAACGCAGCGGCCCAGGCCGACTCGGAACTGGCCCATGCGCTTGAGGCCTACTTCACGGCGCTGGAGGGGGGGCACCCCGTCGACGCCGAGTCGCTGGCGGCGGATCACCCCGACGTCGCCGACCGTCTCCGCGCCTGCATCCAGATCCTGGACGCCGTTGATGCCACTCGGAGGCACGTCGATGACGCGCCTGCGGGAACTCGGCTGGGAGATTTCGTGCTCCTCAAGCTGATCGGCCGAGGCGGCATGGGGATCGTTTTCGAAGCCGACCAGGTCAGTCTGCGAAGGCGGGTGGCCGTCAAGATCCTGCCGAGCGCCGCCGCGCTGGACCGGTTGCGGCTCCGCCGATTCCAGGTCGAGGCCCAGGCCGCCGCCCGACTCCACCACACCAACATCGTTCCGGTCTTCTCTGTCGGTTGCGAGCAGGGCGTTCACTATTACGCCATGCAGTTCATCAACGGCCGGACCCTCGCCGACTGGCTCCGCGAAGCGCGGGGGAGGCCTCGTGACCCGCAGGCCATGACGCGCGACCCAATCGCGTCAGACCTTCCGATCACCGATCCGGCCACGACGGAGTCCTCCGCCCCGTCGCCAGGTTCGATCGCTCCTCCGGAGACGCCGACCGCTTCAGCCGTCCCACGAGGACCGAGCCACCTTAGGCGGGTCGCCGAATGGGGCGTCCAGGCGGCCGACGCCCTGGAGCACGCCCATCGCCACGGCGTCATCCACCGGGACGTGAAGCCCTCCAACATGATGGTCGACGCCGAGGGCGTCCTCTGGATCACCGACTTCGGCCTGGCCCGCCTGACCGGCGACCCCAGCCTGACGCTTGCCGGCGACCTGTTGGGAACGCTTCGGTACATGAGCCCGGAGCAGTCCGTGGGAGACAGTTCGCACCTCGACGGACGAACCGACGTCTACAGCCTGGGGGCGACCCTCTACGAGTTGCTGACGCTCCATCCCGTTCATGAAGGCGCCGACCGCGACGCTCTGCTCGCCGCCATCGCCAAAGGCGAACCACGACGACTTCGATCGTGGAACCGCACGATCCCTCGCGACCTCGAAACGATCGTCCTCAACGCCCTGGGCCGCGAACGCGACTCCCGCTACGCAAACGCCGGCGAAATGGCCGCCGACCTCCGCCGCTTCCTCGACGGCCGTCCGATCCTCGCTCGCCGCCCCAGCCTGCTGACGCGAGCCGAACGCTGGGCCCGCCGCCACAAGCCGCTGGCCGCCTCCCTGGTCTTTTCACTGGCGCTGGCCGTCGTCGGCGGTTCCGCCCTTTTGCTTCTCGCCTCGCACAACCACCATCTTGCTCGCTCCAACCGCCGGGCCACGTACGTCCGCGACGTCTACCAGGCCGGCGAGTACGTCCGCCGCAACGACCTCGCCGAAGCGACGGCCGTGCTCTCGCGGCATATTCCGCGCCATGGCGACGAGGACGACCGGGGCTTCGCCTGGTACTACCTCTGGCGGCTGTGCAACACCCGTCCCAAGCGACTGGAAGGTCACAAGGGGGACGTCTATCACGTTGAGTATTCCCCCAACGGTCGAACCTTCGCCACCGCCGGCCAGGACGGCACGATCCGTCTTTGGGACGCCGAAACCCACGTCCTCCTTCGCACCTTTCGCGGCCACGACGGCGACGTCGACTGGGTCGCGTTCTCGCCCAACGGCGAGCAACTCGCCTCATGCGGCAACGACGGCGTGGTCCGGTTGTGGAACGCCGCCGACGCCTCGATTGCTCCCAGGCTCCTCAGTGAGCCCGGCCGCGAGATCGTCGCCGTCGTCTTCACGCCGGACGGCCGTTCCGTGATCTGGGGGGGAGTCGCGGGCGTCGTCGTTTCCTACGACCTAAACGCCGGAGTCTCCAGGGAACTGTCCAGCACCTCGGGTCAACGAATCAACGCCATGGCCGTCTCACCAGACGGCCGATGGCTGGGGGTCTGCTTCGACGGCAAGCCGGGGTTCTTGAAGATCGACCTGGCCGACGGCGCCGCCCGCCCTGACCCAGGCGCCCAGTTCGTCAACTGCGTCGCATTCAGCGCCGACGGCCGTTCGATCGCAACCGGCAACAAGGGGGGCAAGTTGCGAATCGAGCGAGGCGACAAGGTCGTTTCACTCAGCCCTGAATTCGACCAGGCGATCGAAGCCGTGGCCTTCTCGTCGGACGGCCGCCTGCTTGCGACGAGCGGGGGTCCAGGGATCATCGTATTGCGCGATCTCGAAACACATCTGGTTCTCAGGACCTATCGATCGTGGGTCGGCCGTCACTGGAGCCTGGCCTTCGAGCCGGGAGGGAACCGACTCATCGCCTGCGGCGACCACGATTCCGTGGAAATCTGGGATCTGGACTGCGTGCAGGACAGACAGACCTGGAGGGCCGCCCTTGGACCCACTCCGGACAGCATCCCCTCCTGGTCGCCTCAATCGATGACCGCGGCGAGATCCGAATCCGGCGAGACCCGGTTCTTCACCTGGAGTTTCGACGAAAGCAAGTTTGTATCGAACCACGCCGTCAAGGCGACCGACGTAGGGGGAGTCGTCGTATCACCGGACCGGACCATGGCGGCCCTCAAGGTCCCAAACGACCAGCCTCCGATCCGCCTCGTCAAGCTCGACGGCTCGCCCCCCCCTCCCCCGCTTCAATTCAAGCCCGAACCGGACCGGGGCGGGAAGTTCGAGCTTCACGGGATGACGTTCTCCCCAGACAGCACTCGGGTCGCGATCTCCTATAACCTCAACGGTAAGGAATGGGCCGGCGTCTGGACCATCGCCGACGGTTTGCCGATTGCCTCGTCTCCGAGGGTCTCGATCCTCGGCGCCACACCGGAATTCTCACCCAACGGCGAGAGTCTGGCGATGGCGAGCCCCCTGGCTCTCTGGATCTGGGACCTGAAGACGAGCAACCTGGACAAGTATTCCTCGCCCGATCTTGGCTGGCCCGCCGCTCTGGCATGGACTCGGGACGGGCGAACGATCGCCGTCGGTTACAGGCCGGGCTCGATCGTCGTCTGTGATCGAGACGCTCCACACGCCGCGCCGGTGATCCTCAACGCGACCCCCCAGATCCGTTCCCTGGATTTTTCCCCCGACGGCCGGCTGCTGGCCTGCGCTCTGCAAAACGGCTCCACGATGCTCATGGACGTCGCCACGGGCCGTCCCATCCTGACCCTGCCCGGATCGGCTCGGCACCCCTCGGAATCAACCAGGGTTCGATTCTCCCCCGACGGTTCCTCCCTGTTACGCCTGAATTACGACCCCCAGACTCCCGTTCTCGTCGCCTGGCCGAGCGGGTCGACGGCGGAAAGCGCGATTCGACGGTTGCCGAAATGA
- a CDS encoding ArnT family glycosyltransferase produces MGEGLDQTGRGRIERSSRRALTAAVVFLLVWNVFQGWRATLPMKAGHDAFISRQIGRTALNHYLLGPGTTRLANVTAIRRDGGLILHRSYGPAASWVVALGMAAGLPYDGAVRLPVLVSMNFFLIGVGLLARRLAGDRAGLAAMVVAGLTPVVLFRYSLLCVFENLGLGPFMLALGIGLDTRSRWRTVTVGAAGTLAVMFSWIFLGVLAPWLGWRTIRGRRFDLLAATLAVTTIPFIVYLGTLQAATGDALGDVRQFVHHIGERSSWSTLKQNDTTVLTPWSMACLNGVRLVRNVGRIPLAAALLSAAVLVRRRRFKALAWCLGLLVLALPLNFAPNLAFLHDFFVLLYVPSFALAAGMAVEPIAARLSARAAVGILAAVLAAFVIVDLTPAARILRSSSEDRRQDAIARELGRTIGPDDLIVADPSVCSFAPDRFSPVNDSREQPPLPFYAGRICQTVLVAQTPDDAVRLAESPELGAGREVFILNCGKTAWDLPSDFRDCRPESPIARYQLWRVSELQTATNRVGTVR; encoded by the coding sequence ATGGGTGAGGGTTTGGACCAGACGGGCCGAGGTCGAATCGAACGTTCGTCGCGGCGGGCTTTGACGGCCGCCGTGGTGTTCCTGCTCGTCTGGAACGTCTTCCAGGGGTGGCGGGCGACGCTCCCCATGAAGGCTGGGCACGACGCCTTCATCAGCCGGCAGATCGGCAGGACGGCCCTCAACCACTACCTGCTGGGACCAGGGACGACGCGACTCGCCAACGTCACAGCGATTCGGCGGGACGGCGGGCTGATCTTGCATCGGTCTTACGGACCGGCCGCGTCGTGGGTCGTCGCCCTGGGGATGGCCGCGGGACTGCCCTACGATGGAGCCGTCAGGCTCCCCGTTCTGGTCTCGATGAACTTCTTCCTCATCGGGGTCGGCCTGCTCGCGAGGAGGCTGGCGGGCGACCGGGCGGGGCTCGCCGCGATGGTGGTCGCCGGGCTGACGCCGGTTGTCCTGTTCCGCTATTCGCTTCTCTGCGTGTTCGAGAACCTGGGCCTGGGGCCGTTCATGCTGGCTCTGGGGATTGGGCTCGATACCAGGTCGCGATGGCGGACGGTGACGGTGGGGGCGGCGGGCACGCTCGCGGTGATGTTCTCGTGGATCTTCCTCGGCGTGCTGGCTCCCTGGCTAGGCTGGCGGACGATCCGCGGCCGGCGGTTCGACCTCCTGGCTGCGACGCTGGCGGTGACGACCATCCCCTTCATCGTCTACCTGGGGACGCTCCAGGCGGCCACGGGAGACGCGCTCGGGGATGTGCGACAGTTCGTGCACCACATCGGCGAACGCTCCTCCTGGTCGACCCTGAAACAGAACGACACAACCGTCCTCACGCCATGGTCCATGGCCTGCCTGAACGGCGTGCGGCTGGTCCGCAATGTCGGACGGATTCCTCTGGCGGCAGCTTTGCTCTCAGCGGCGGTCCTGGTCCGCAGGCGGCGATTCAAGGCTCTCGCCTGGTGTCTAGGCCTGCTGGTGCTCGCCCTGCCGCTGAACTTCGCCCCCAACCTCGCCTTCCTGCACGACTTCTTCGTCCTGCTTTACGTCCCCTCATTCGCCCTGGCGGCGGGAATGGCCGTCGAGCCGATCGCGGCGCGGCTTTCGGCTCGGGCTGCCGTTGGAATCCTCGCGGCCGTCCTGGCGGCGTTCGTGATCGTGGATCTGACGCCCGCGGCGCGGATCCTCCGATCGTCGAGCGAGGACCGGCGTCAGGACGCGATCGCTCGGGAGTTGGGTCGAACCATCGGACCGGACGACCTCATCGTCGCCGATCCCTCGGTCTGCTCGTTCGCCCCCGACCGTTTCTCACCGGTGAACGACTCCCGCGAGCAGCCCCCCCTCCCCTTCTACGCAGGTCGGATCTGCCAGACCGTCCTCGTAGCGCAGACTCCGGACGACGCCGTCCGCCTGGCTGAAAGCCCGGAGCTTGGAGCCGGCCGCGAGGTCTTCATCCTCAACTGCGGCAAGACCGCCTGGGACCTCCCGAGCGACTTCCGCGACTGCCGTCCCGAGTCTCCCATCGCCCGTTATCAGCTTTGGCGAGTCTCTGAACTCCAAACGGCCACGAACCGAGTTGGGACGGTCCGCTGA
- a CDS encoding serine hydrolase domain-containing protein: MNASLVAFALGVTMFAAAAADGEPPASPEIAAALQPYFDQYKLAGAIGVVADRTGRIHYRNLMGYSDVEAKRPIREDDVFWVASMTKMFAGASIMMLVDEGKVSLDDPVSKFIPQLGRWMVVEEKDPSHVLLKPPVRPVTIRHILSHTSGLTGMSELQQAIGSDRTPLQARALSSVTGPLQWQPGDKYAYGNQGMNIAARIVEIVGGMPYEQFLQARFFDPLGMSETTFWPSEQQVARLVGAYGPSKDKTGYARGGIGFLTKPLSDREHRYPEAGGGLFSTTHDILRYGLMLANDGELDGRRYLSHEAMNELRKEQTGTTKVNYSLGYHLRNGMFGHDGAYGTDLSVDPKTGMVAVFMVQCTSGDQWAARDLFLKTAAQVFPK; the protein is encoded by the coding sequence ATGAATGCCAGCCTCGTCGCCTTCGCTCTGGGCGTGACGATGTTCGCAGCAGCCGCCGCCGACGGCGAGCCTCCCGCCAGTCCTGAGATTGCGGCGGCCCTGCAGCCGTACTTCGACCAGTACAAGCTGGCGGGAGCCATCGGGGTCGTCGCGGACAGGACGGGAAGAATCCATTATCGGAATCTGATGGGTTACTCCGATGTGGAGGCGAAGCGGCCGATCCGTGAGGACGACGTCTTCTGGGTCGCCTCAATGACGAAGATGTTCGCCGGGGCGTCCATCATGATGCTCGTGGACGAAGGCAAGGTCAGCCTGGACGACCCGGTCAGCAAGTTCATCCCGCAACTCGGCAGGTGGATGGTCGTCGAGGAGAAAGACCCCTCCCACGTCCTCCTGAAACCGCCGGTGCGCCCGGTAACCATCCGGCACATCCTCAGCCACACGAGCGGCCTCACGGGGATGTCAGAGCTTCAACAGGCGATCGGGTCGGACCGGACTCCCTTGCAGGCGAGGGCTCTGAGTTCCGTCACAGGGCCGCTCCAGTGGCAGCCCGGCGACAAGTACGCCTACGGCAATCAAGGCATGAATATCGCCGCACGCATTGTCGAGATCGTCGGCGGCATGCCCTATGAGCAATTCCTGCAAGCTCGCTTCTTCGATCCGCTGGGCATGTCGGAGACGACCTTCTGGCCGAGCGAGCAGCAGGTCGCCAGGCTCGTGGGCGCCTACGGCCCGAGCAAGGATAAAACGGGCTACGCTCGCGGCGGCATCGGCTTTCTGACGAAACCGTTGAGCGATCGGGAGCATCGCTATCCCGAGGCCGGCGGCGGCCTCTTCTCCACGACGCACGACATCCTCCGATACGGCCTGATGCTCGCCAACGACGGCGAACTCGACGGCCGGCGATACCTCTCGCACGAGGCGATGAACGAACTGCGGAAGGAACAGACGGGGACGACCAAGGTGAACTACAGCCTGGGTTATCACCTTCGCAACGGCATGTTCGGCCACGACGGGGCTTATGGAACGGACCTGTCGGTCGATCCCAAGACCGGCATGGTGGCCGTTTTCATGGTCCAGTGCACCAGTGGCGATCAATGGGCGGCTCGCGACCTGTTCCTCAAGACGGCCGCCCAGGTTTTCCCGAAGTGA